A genomic window from candidate division WOR-3 bacterium includes:
- a CDS encoding rubrerythrin family protein, whose amino-acid sequence MALKGSMTEKHLLAAFAGESQARNRYTYFASQARNEGLVQMALIFEETANQEKEHAKRFFKFLEGGDVTIQASYPAGKIGTTLDNLKAAAAGEMFEWGTLYPDFAKTAEQEGFKDVAAVFRNIAVAEKQHEKRYRDLAANLEAGRVFKRGSKVFWRCLNCGYLHEGPEAPGQCAACAHPQAYFELLGENW is encoded by the coding sequence ATGGCGCTCAAGGGAAGCATGACCGAGAAGCACCTGTTGGCCGCCTTCGCTGGCGAGTCTCAGGCGCGTAACCGTTACACCTACTTCGCCAGTCAGGCCCGGAACGAGGGACTGGTGCAAATGGCCCTGATCTTCGAGGAGACTGCCAACCAGGAAAAGGAGCACGCCAAGCGGTTCTTCAAGTTCCTGGAAGGCGGCGACGTCACGATTCAGGCTTCGTACCCGGCCGGCAAGATCGGTACAACCCTCGATAACCTGAAGGCAGCGGCCGCGGGTGAGATGTTCGAATGGGGCACGCTGTACCCTGACTTCGCCAAGACCGCGGAGCAGGAGGGTTTCAAGGACGTCGCGGCCGTGTTCCGCAACATCGCGGTGGCGGAGAAGCAGCATGAGAAGCGCTATAGGGATTTGGCGGCGAACCTTGAGGCGGGCAGGGTCTTCAAGCGTGGCAGCAAGGTTTTCTGGCGCTGCCTCAACTGCGGTTACCTGCACGAGGGCCCCGAGGCCCCTGGCCAGTGCGCAGCTTGTGCCCACCCGCAGGCCTACTTCGAGCTGCTGGGCGAGAACTGGTGA
- a CDS encoding thiol peroxidase produces the protein MIERPGAVLFGGKPATLVGPELRAGDAAPDFTAVGNDMKPVKLADFRGKVVVISAVPSLDTPICDMETRRFNSEAANLGSGVVILTVSMDLPFAQKRWCGAAGVDRVITVSDHRDASFGTGYGVLIRDVRLLARAVFVVDRQGVIRYTQLVKETGTEPDYAPVLEAVKQLQ, from the coding sequence ATGATTGAACGTCCCGGTGCAGTGCTGTTCGGTGGCAAGCCGGCGACCCTTGTCGGTCCGGAGTTGCGGGCCGGTGACGCGGCGCCCGACTTCACCGCGGTCGGCAACGACATGAAGCCGGTGAAGCTGGCGGATTTCAGGGGCAAGGTGGTCGTCATATCGGCAGTGCCGTCGCTCGACACGCCGATCTGCGACATGGAGACGCGACGCTTCAACTCCGAAGCCGCGAACCTGGGTTCGGGCGTGGTGATACTCACGGTGAGTATGGACCTGCCGTTTGCCCAGAAGCGGTGGTGTGGAGCTGCCGGCGTGGACCGGGTCATCACGGTATCAGATCACCGCGACGCATCATTCGGGACCGGCTACGGCGTCCTGATCAGGGACGTGCGGTTGTTGGCTCGTGCCGTGTTTGTGGTTGACCGGCAGGGAGTGATACGCTACACGCAGCTGGTCAAAGAAACCGGCACCGAGCCGGACTACGCTCCGGTGCTCGAAGCCGTGAAGCAACTGCAGTGA
- a CDS encoding desulfoferrodoxin: MAKRMEVYRCEVCGNIVEVLDGGTGQLVCCGKPMKLLVENTTDASREKHVPVIEKVAGGYKVKVGSVPHPMEEKHYIEWIELVADDKAYRQFLSPAQAPEAFFSLEAKSVFAREYCNIHGLWKGA; encoded by the coding sequence ATGGCAAAGAGAATGGAAGTCTACCGGTGCGAGGTGTGCGGGAACATAGTCGAAGTTCTGGACGGCGGAACCGGTCAACTGGTTTGCTGCGGCAAGCCGATGAAGCTGTTGGTCGAGAACACGACCGATGCGTCGAGAGAGAAGCATGTCCCGGTGATTGAGAAGGTAGCGGGCGGATACAAGGTGAAGGTCGGCAGCGTCCCGCACCCAATGGAAGAGAAGCACTACATCGAGTGGATCGAGCTGGTGGCCGACGACAAGGCATACCGGCAGTTCCTGTCGCCGGCGCAGGCGCCCGAGGCGTTCTTCTCGCTTGAGGCCAAGAGCGTGTTCGCCCGAGAGTACTGCAACATCCACGGTCTCTGGAAAGGAGCATGA
- a CDS encoding ferritin, producing MVPKKIEEAFSEQIKHELESAYIYLSMAAYFDADGFPGMGTWMRAQVQEEQTHAMRFYKHIVERGGHVKLHPLAMPPQDWKSPLAAFEAAYEHEKFITGKIDGLMKLSLAENDHASRSLLQWFVDEQVEEEANTSKVAQDLKLVGNDGRGILMMDRELGTRTFVLAPELAALYAQAAAGA from the coding sequence GTGGTCCCCAAGAAGATCGAAGAGGCCTTCAGCGAGCAGATCAAGCACGAACTGGAGTCGGCCTACATCTACCTATCCATGGCCGCGTACTTCGACGCCGACGGTTTTCCCGGTATGGGCACGTGGATGCGGGCACAGGTGCAGGAAGAGCAGACCCACGCAATGCGTTTCTACAAGCATATTGTCGAGCGGGGCGGGCACGTGAAGCTCCACCCGCTGGCGATGCCGCCGCAGGACTGGAAGTCGCCACTCGCCGCCTTCGAGGCGGCCTACGAGCACGAGAAGTTCATCACCGGCAAGATCGACGGGCTGATGAAGCTCTCCCTGGCTGAGAATGATCACGCCTCGCGGAGCCTGCTGCAGTGGTTCGTTGACGAACAGGTCGAGGAGGAAGCGAACACGTCCAAGGTTGCGCAGGACCTCAAACTGGTCGGGAACGATGGTCGGGGTATCCTGATGATGGATCGTGAGCTGGGCACGCGGACGTTCGTGCTCGCGCCGGAGCTGGCTGCACTGTACGCGCAGGCGGCCGCCGGGGCATAG